Proteins from one Bacillota bacterium genomic window:
- a CDS encoding amino acid permease: MLGPWDLTFLGLGGIIGTGIFVLTGVAAARFAGPAVVISFVISGLAATLTAFVYAELASMVPVAGSAYTYAYSALGELPAWIIGWDLILEYTVAASAVAIGWASYLTSLLANLGAPLPHALTAGPWEGGLLHLPALLVVMGVTALLVLGTRESATFNLVVVAAKLVALALFIALGAGKVNPVHWIPFAPYGVAGIVRAAAIVFFAYIGFDAVSTAAEEVRRPARDLPIGILASLGIATTLYLVVAAILTGILPYPHLDTASPVATALAAAGYRWASAAVSVGALAGLTSVLVVNIFAQSRIFFAMAGDGLLPPLFARVARGRGTPTVSIFLTGGAVALMASLLPIGTVAELANIGTLAAFVLVSAGVIALRRTRPDLPRPFRVPWVPWFPALAAMFCLYLMANLPVLTWVRFGVWLAAGLTIYSTYSVYNSRLARQPVPAAHPVPRPAPAMETAAEPAPGPDSSRHVPHDRDPGSVDGRD; this comes from the coding sequence GTGCTGGGGCCTTGGGATCTCACCTTCCTGGGGCTGGGCGGTATCATCGGGACCGGCATTTTCGTGCTCACCGGGGTAGCCGCCGCCCGTTTTGCCGGCCCGGCGGTGGTGATCTCCTTCGTCATATCGGGCCTGGCCGCCACCCTCACAGCCTTCGTATACGCGGAGCTGGCCTCCATGGTGCCGGTGGCGGGAAGCGCCTACACCTACGCCTACTCTGCCCTGGGGGAACTCCCCGCCTGGATCATCGGCTGGGACCTGATCCTGGAGTACACGGTCGCCGCCAGCGCCGTGGCCATCGGCTGGGCCTCTTACCTGACCTCGCTGCTGGCCAACCTGGGGGCGCCGCTCCCCCACGCCCTCACCGCGGGTCCCTGGGAAGGGGGCCTGCTCCACCTGCCCGCGCTCCTGGTGGTGATGGGCGTCACCGCCCTGCTGGTGCTGGGCACGCGGGAGAGCGCCACCTTCAACCTGGTGGTGGTGGCCGCCAAGCTGGTCGCCCTGGCCCTCTTCATCGCCCTCGGGGCGGGCAAGGTGAACCCGGTACACTGGATACCCTTTGCCCCATACGGGGTAGCCGGGATAGTGCGTGCGGCCGCCATCGTGTTCTTCGCCTACATCGGCTTCGATGCCGTTTCCACCGCAGCCGAAGAAGTGCGCCGGCCCGCCCGCGACCTGCCCATCGGCATCCTGGCCTCCCTGGGAATCGCCACCACCCTCTACCTGGTGGTGGCGGCCATCCTCACCGGCATCCTCCCCTACCCCCACCTGGACACCGCTTCCCCGGTGGCCACCGCTCTCGCGGCGGCAGGCTACCGCTGGGCCTCGGCGGCGGTCTCGGTGGGGGCCCTGGCCGGGCTCACCAGCGTGCTCGTGGTCAACATCTTCGCCCAGAGCCGCATCTTCTTCGCCATGGCCGGCGACGGCTTGCTGCCACCCCTCTTCGCCCGTGTGGCACGTGGCCGGGGTACTCCCACCGTCTCCATTTTCCTCACCGGCGGTGCCGTCGCCCTCATGGCCTCCCTACTCCCCATCGGGACGGTGGCGGAACTGGCCAATATCGGCACCCTGGCCGCCTTCGTGCTGGTGTCCGCCGGCGTGATCGCCCTCCGCCGCACGCGGCCCGACCTGCCCCGTCCCTTCCGGGTACCCTGGGTGCCCTGGTTCCCCGCCCTGGCCGCTATGTTCTGCCTTTACCTGATGGCCAACCTCCCCGTGCTCACCTGGGTGCGCTTCGGGGTGTGGTTGGCCGCCGGCCTCACCATCTACTCCACGTATTCCGTATACAACAGCAGGCTCGCCCGCCAGCCGGTGCCCGCAGCACATCCCGTCCCCCGCCCGGCGCCGGCCATGGAGACGGCCGCAGAGCCTGCACCCGGGCCTGACTCCTCCAGACACGTGCCCCATGACCGCGATCCTGGATCTGTGGACGGACGAGATTGA